The Deltaproteobacteria bacterium genome has a segment encoding these proteins:
- a CDS encoding ABC transporter ATP-binding protein, with protein sequence MAMVLLECEKLTVGFGGLIAVKEVDFSVGAGEVVGLIGPNGSGKSTLFNLITGIYLPTKGNTLFKGVPITGKSPAEISRMGIARTFQSSRLFLELSVLDNVLSGMWYRERSGVLEALFLRKRLNRRMGGCIDRAVSLLRYFSQDLGSDPDKRAGDLTLGDRRRLEICRALATDPDLLLLDEPSAGMDPEETRTLMADIEKARQRKPEIGIVIIEHDLGVVQTIAHRVAVLNYGEKIAEGPFEKIAEDPNVRSAYLGGETPHAQA encoded by the coding sequence ATGGCTATGGTACTGCTGGAATGTGAGAAGTTGACGGTTGGCTTCGGCGGCCTCATCGCGGTCAAGGAGGTCGATTTCTCGGTCGGAGCGGGTGAGGTGGTGGGGCTCATCGGCCCGAACGGTTCCGGCAAATCGACCCTTTTCAACCTCATCACAGGAATCTACCTCCCGACAAAGGGCAACACCCTATTCAAGGGCGTTCCCATCACGGGGAAATCCCCTGCCGAGATCTCCCGCATGGGTATAGCCCGCACCTTCCAGAGCAGCCGCCTCTTTCTCGAACTCTCGGTCCTGGACAACGTGCTGAGCGGTATGTGGTACCGAGAACGGTCAGGCGTCCTGGAAGCGCTCTTTCTGAGAAAGAGACTCAACCGCCGGATGGGAGGCTGTATCGACCGGGCCGTTTCACTGCTCCGGTACTTCAGCCAAGACCTCGGATCCGACCCTGACAAGCGAGCCGGTGACCTCACACTCGGGGATCGCCGAAGACTTGAAATCTGCCGTGCCCTCGCCACGGATCCAGATCTCCTGCTTCTCGACGAGCCCTCGGCAGGGATGGACCCGGAGGAGACACGCACACTGATGGCCGACATCGAAAAGGCAAGGCAGAGAAAGCCAGAGATAGGCATAGTCATCATCGAACACGATCTTGGAGTCGTTCAGACCATAGCCCACAGAGTCGCAGTCCTCAACTACGGCGAGAAGATAGCCGAAGGCCCCTTCGAGAAGATCGCCGAGGATCCTAATGTGAGATCGGCCTACC
- a CDS encoding branched-chain amino acid ABC transporter permease — translation MPGPLALVLVELAIFGFFVAFMKSDSMYVLVSLILLAGAGLYGFRRHHTLRETIAGAFSTHRWLSYLVFFGCIFSIPFIFRDSAYLIHICVMAALYSIIAMGLNFTLGSANMTHFASSAFFGIGAYAAALLSIHLHTGFWMNIFLASACTAVFGFLQAIPILKTKTYYLALVTMAFGLIFYQFVITVHFTGGPAGLLGIPYPKVFGLELVNPLHIFGVELPFQSNFLYLVVIFAFLAMVCARRIHNSWIGMTWNYIREDEIAAKCQGINVSGAKLLAFTFDAAFAGFAGTFYAHYISYIGPPNADIMISVMVVIMVILGGMDNVTGVILGAVLLTVLPEKFRVFQQFRLTIYGVIVLAMLILRPNGLLPKRVRTHQRA, via the coding sequence ATGCCCGGACCGCTGGCGCTGGTATTGGTCGAACTGGCCATCTTTGGATTCTTTGTTGCTTTCATGAAGAGCGACTCAATGTACGTGCTGGTCTCTCTCATCCTCCTTGCAGGGGCAGGCCTGTACGGGTTCCGAAGGCACCACACCCTCAGAGAGACCATTGCAGGGGCCTTCTCTACGCACCGCTGGCTGAGCTACCTCGTCTTTTTTGGATGCATCTTCTCCATCCCCTTCATCTTCAGAGACAGCGCCTATCTGATCCACATATGCGTGATGGCTGCCCTCTATTCGATCATTGCCATGGGGCTCAACTTCACCCTGGGCAGCGCAAACATGACCCACTTCGCCTCTTCCGCCTTCTTCGGGATCGGTGCTTATGCGGCAGCTCTTCTCTCCATCCATCTCCACACGGGTTTCTGGATGAACATCTTCTTGGCAAGCGCCTGCACCGCCGTCTTTGGATTTCTCCAGGCCATCCCCATATTGAAAACCAAAACCTACTACCTTGCCCTGGTGACAATGGCTTTCGGGCTGATCTTCTATCAGTTCGTCATCACGGTCCACTTCACAGGCGGCCCGGCAGGACTGCTGGGTATCCCCTACCCCAAGGTCTTCGGGCTGGAACTGGTCAACCCCCTGCACATTTTCGGCGTGGAGCTCCCCTTCCAGTCGAACTTCCTCTATCTCGTCGTCATTTTTGCTTTCCTGGCCATGGTCTGCGCCAGGAGGATCCACAATTCCTGGATCGGAATGACCTGGAACTATATCCGTGAAGACGAGATTGCGGCCAAATGCCAGGGAATAAACGTGTCGGGGGCGAAGCTGCTGGCCTTCACCTTTGATGCCGCTTTTGCGGGATTCGCCGGCACTTTCTACGCCCACTATATCTCGTATATCGGCCCGCCCAATGCGGACATTATGATCTCGGTAATGGTGGTCATCATGGTTATCCTCGGCGGCATGGACAATGTGACCGGTGTCATCCTCGGGGCCGTGTTGCTGACGGTCCTCCCTGAGAAATTCAGGGTTTTTCAGCAATTTCGCCTCACGATCTACGGGGTGATCGTTCTTGCCATGCTGATCCTGCGGCCCAACGGACTGCTGCCCAAGAGGGTCAGAACCCATCAAAGGGCTTGA